Below is a window of Agathobacter rectalis ATCC 33656 DNA.
TCGATATAGGCTCAGTGATTCTGAATATTTTGCAAACAAACTCTCCGAGTATATTTCCAAGCACACCTGTCACGACGATAACTGCGACAGTGATGGTCACATATCCTCCGAGCTCCTCTGATACACCCATACCGATAGCTGTCGTGATGGACTTTGGAAGCAGTGTGACATAGTCCTCGTGTGAAAGCCCCATAAGCACTGACAGCACAAGCACTGTCACAAGGCTTGTTATGACTCCTGCCGTGAGTCCGAGCGCGACTGCTGCTATATTTTTCTTGAGCAGTGTCCACTGCTCATAGAGCGGTATCGCAAGGCATACCGTGGCCGGTGTCAGAAACCAGCTAAGGTACGATGCCCCCTTATTGTATGTGTCATAATCCACATCTGCCACAACAAGCACTATGATGGTCAGTACTATTGAAATGAGAAGCGGATTGAGTATTGCAAGCTTAAAC
It encodes the following:
- a CDS encoding LrgB family protein is translated as MDNLFQTSLFAGVTVSLVAYLLGMLLKKKFKLAILNPLLISIVLTIIVLVVADVDYDTYNKGASYLSWFLTPATVCLAIPLYEQWTLLKKNIAAVALGLTAGVITSLVTVLVLSVLMGLSHEDYVTLLPKSITTAIGMGVSEELGGYVTITVAVIVVTGVLGNILGEFVCKIFRITEPISKGLALGASSHAIGTAKAIEIGEIEGAMSSLAIAVAGILTVVFASVFANFY